Genomic DNA from Paenibacillus borealis:
CATATAAACGTATGTATGCTGCTGATTAATTCATATACCGGCTGAAAATGAACCTCAACCTCGTAATTCATGGCTATTCCTCCTGATGCAACTTCTATTCGTTACAGCGTTAGTGCCTTAATCTTAGGGCATCGGGAAGCCAATGCGCAAGTCATTCCGATTTTACTGACCACTTATGTAACATACATGTTATATTCTTGGTATCCGGGCCCGGCCATTTCTCGCTTTTTGCCGGGGAGAGTAGTAAAATAAAGGGAATATACCGGAATGGAGTGAAGAAACATGGAACAGATTGCTAAGGGAGAAGGACGTTTTTATATAGCTGGTGACGGTAAGGACCTTGCCGAGATTACATACAGAACAGAAGAGTCTACAGGTAACCTTGTAATTGATCATACCTATGTCTCTGAAGATCTGCGCGGTCAGGGTGCCGGGGAGAAGCTTGTGCGGGCGGTCGTTGACCTGGCCCGGGAAGAGAAAGTCAAAATTGTGCCTGAGTGCCCGTACGCGGCCCATCAGTTCGAGAAGCACG
This window encodes:
- a CDS encoding GNAT family N-acetyltransferase; its protein translation is MEQIAKGEGRFYIAGDGKDLAEITYRTEESTGNLVIDHTYVSEDLRGQGAGEKLVRAVVDLAREEKVKIVPECPYAAHQFEKHAEYRDLLK